Part of the Streptomyces sp. RFCAC02 genome is shown below.
CGGCCTCATGAGGGGGCTCGACAGGCTCGACCGCGCCGGCCGGCTCGCCACCCGCGCCACCGCGGCGGCCCCCGCTCCCGACACCGCCGCGCTCAACGACGCCACGGCCGACGCGATAACGGGTCTGTCCGATGGCTCCACCGCCGGCCTGGCCGGGGCCTTCGCCTCCGCCGTCGACCTGGCGCTGGCCGGCTGCGCCGCCGATCCGAGGGCGGCTCTCGCCGACACCTGGGACGGCTGGGCCGTCGCGACGCAGCTCGGCACCGCGCTGTTCACCGGCGCGCGGGCTCAGGAGTGCCACCTCGGCGAGGACCGCGTGCTGCGGCTGCCGGACACCCCCACCGCGCCGCCGGCCGACGCCCGCGCCTGGCTCGACGCCCTCTACCTCGCGGTCATCTGCCGCAACACCGAACGGATCAGCCGCCTGTGCCGGGTGCCGCTGGAGACTCTGCGGCAGGACGACACCGTCGACGCGTACGTGCTGCACTGGGTCAACGCCCTGCGGCTGTACTTCGGTGACGACGACTCCATGGAGTTCGTCGCGGAGGCGCTGGGCGACACGATGAAGACGTCCGCCCCCGACGAGGTGACGCACGCGCCGGTGGAGTTCGTGAACGCCGTCGACTACCAGCCGGTCGCGCTCTTCCACCGCCTCATCACACGGAACTTCAACGCCTTCGCCGAGACGCTCGCGGAAGCGCTCACGGAACACGCCGCGTACTGGGGCGAGTCGCCGGTACCGCGTGCCCGCGTGCCGCTCGGGGTCCTGGCGATGGCGAGTCTCGCGTTCGACGGCGGCTTCCCCATCGACCCGGAGCGGCAGCCGCACCTGCCGAAGTACCTGCTCAACCGCGAACGCATCGAATGGCTCCCCACGCCCTGACCGAACCGGCGGCGGGGCGCTGTCCTCGTTCCGCGGACTCCGGTGGTACCTGATCGTCGGAGCGGTCCCGTAGATTTTTCCTGTCGTACGAGGAACGGGGGACGGGACATGGCATCGATACCCGACGAGGCCGACGAGGGCTGGCTGCTGCTGGTCACGGCCACTGACGTACTGCTCGCCCTGGGGGCCGGGATCGCCGGTGCGCAGGTGTACGCGCCGGACGACATCGGGGGAGTGGCGCTGTCGTTCGTCGGCTGCGCGCTGGCCTTCTCCTTCGTCAACCACGTGTTCGGCATGTGGGTGCTGCGCGCCAGCATCGGCAAGCTGGTGTGGGGGCTGCGGGTGGTCCGGGTGCCCGAGGGCGGGCGGCCCGGGTTCTGGCGCGCGGTGGCCCGCTGGCTCGTCGGCTACGTGCTCTTCGCGCTGATGGCGCTCATCGAGGACGGCGGCGGCGTGGGGGAGGCGTGCAGCCTGCGCACCGTCCGCCGCCGCGACCTGCGCCGTTACGCCGGTGGCGGCTACCGCGCCTAGAAGCTGTCGGGGGCCGGCCGGTTGCCGGACGCGTACTCGTCCGCGACGTGGAAGACGCTCCAGCGGCCGGGCGGCCGCCGTCCGTTCCTCAGATGTGCAGTGCGCCGGTGAACGGCCCGT
Proteins encoded:
- a CDS encoding immunity 49 family protein, which codes for MNPEQTPDAGELLRGTYARLLPADSITPDIAGAMRYARVVADGLVFAYALDRPTDVRILTDRDVERVGIEELGRAAYANLMRVPVTHEEIPHEGTILHSFHGDSHFIGSQALFLSAAVKRVTGEELPRAGALVVMPSRHNLVYHPLADGTVVDAVNGLAAYALGAYEDGPGALSPRLYWWHRGSLTSLTVIDEETRSFSVRPPQRLLGLMRGLDRLDRAGRLATRATAAAPAPDTAALNDATADAITGLSDGSTAGLAGAFASAVDLALAGCAADPRAALADTWDGWAVATQLGTALFTGARAQECHLGEDRVLRLPDTPTAPPADARAWLDALYLAVICRNTERISRLCRVPLETLRQDDTVDAYVLHWVNALRLYFGDDDSMEFVAEALGDTMKTSAPDEVTHAPVEFVNAVDYQPVALFHRLITRNFNAFAETLAEALTEHAAYWGESPVPRARVPLGVLAMASLAFDGGFPIDPERQPHLPKYLLNRERIEWLPTP
- a CDS encoding RDD family protein, coding for MASIPDEADEGWLLLVTATDVLLALGAGIAGAQVYAPDDIGGVALSFVGCALAFSFVNHVFGMWVLRASIGKLVWGLRVVRVPEGGRPGFWRAVARWLVGYVLFALMALIEDGGGVGEACSLRTVRRRDLRRYAGGGYRA